One window of Camelina sativa cultivar DH55 chromosome 4, Cs, whole genome shotgun sequence genomic DNA carries:
- the LOC104781716 gene encoding zinc finger protein GIS-like isoform X1: MDESTGETDTQDLMNVDSFSQLPFIRRPKDKNPKPIRVFGKYFTGGDFSGSSTGQEDYSDPSQRKNKEEEEEEEDQTGDDDKDNSSIINNRRFECHYCFRNFPTSQALGGHQNAHKRERQLAKRGVSSYFHHPDTSLYSYRHYPSWTSSPLTAARSYGRYFYGPQSSAYYTRPSYGSPLGLWRVPRTSSSGLQGVYNSNAAFTSSDISSSSSSSNPTLSLLAGSQTQPPLQVGGPGSQTRASSYRYGLSPNVQDHCW, encoded by the coding sequence atggACGAGTCTACTGGAGAAACAGATACTCAAGACTTAATGAACGTCGACTCCTTCTCTCAGCTTCCTTTCATCCGCCGTCCTAAGGATAAGAACCCTAAACCCATTCGTGTCTTCGGCAAATATTTCACCGGCGGAGATTTCTCCGGCTCCAGTACCGGTCAAGAAGACTACTCCGATCCCTCccagagaaaaaataaagaagaagaggaagaagaagaagatcagaccgGAGATGACGATAAGGACAATAGTAGCATCATCAACAATAGGAGATTCGAGTGTCACTATTGCTTTAGAAACTTCCCTACTTCACAAGCCCTAGGTGGACACCAAAACGCTCACAAACGTGAACGCCAGCTTGCCAAACGCGGTGTTTCCTCTTACTTTCATCATCCTGACACTAGCCTTTACAGTTACCGTCATTATCCTTCGTGGACTAGCAGTCCTTTAACCGCGGCTAGGTCCTATGGAAGATACTTTTATGGTCCTCAGTCTTCGGCGTATTACACACGACCGAGCTATGGGAGCCCGTTAGGACTATGGCGTGTACCACGGACTTCTTCCTCTGGCCTTCAAGGCGTTTATAACTCAAACGCAGCGTTTACTAGTAGTgacatctcttcttcttcttcttcttctaacccAACATTATCGTTGTTGGCCGGCTCTCAGACGCAACCACCGTTACAAGTGGGTGGCCCCGGATCTCAGACCCGAGCTTCTTCATACCGGTACGGCTTGAGTCCTAATGTGCAAGATCAT
- the LOC104781716 gene encoding zinc finger protein GIS-like isoform X2, giving the protein MDESTGETDTQDLMNVDSFSQLPFIRRPKDKNPKPIRVFGKYFTGGDFSGSSTGQEDYSDPSQRKNKEEEEEEEDQTGDDDKDNSSIINNRRFECHYCFRNFPTSQALGGHQNAHKRERQLAKRGVSSYFHHPDTSLYSYRHYPSWTSSPLTAARSYGRYFYGPQSSAYYTRPSYGSPLGLWRVPRTSSSGLQGVYNSNAAFTSSDISSSSSSSNPTLSLLAGSQTQPPLQVGGPGSQTRASSYRVGD; this is encoded by the coding sequence atggACGAGTCTACTGGAGAAACAGATACTCAAGACTTAATGAACGTCGACTCCTTCTCTCAGCTTCCTTTCATCCGCCGTCCTAAGGATAAGAACCCTAAACCCATTCGTGTCTTCGGCAAATATTTCACCGGCGGAGATTTCTCCGGCTCCAGTACCGGTCAAGAAGACTACTCCGATCCCTCccagagaaaaaataaagaagaagaggaagaagaagaagatcagaccgGAGATGACGATAAGGACAATAGTAGCATCATCAACAATAGGAGATTCGAGTGTCACTATTGCTTTAGAAACTTCCCTACTTCACAAGCCCTAGGTGGACACCAAAACGCTCACAAACGTGAACGCCAGCTTGCCAAACGCGGTGTTTCCTCTTACTTTCATCATCCTGACACTAGCCTTTACAGTTACCGTCATTATCCTTCGTGGACTAGCAGTCCTTTAACCGCGGCTAGGTCCTATGGAAGATACTTTTATGGTCCTCAGTCTTCGGCGTATTACACACGACCGAGCTATGGGAGCCCGTTAGGACTATGGCGTGTACCACGGACTTCTTCCTCTGGCCTTCAAGGCGTTTATAACTCAAACGCAGCGTTTACTAGTAGTgacatctcttcttcttcttcttcttctaacccAACATTATCGTTGTTGGCCGGCTCTCAGACGCAACCACCGTTACAAGTGGGTGGCCCCGGATCTCAGACCCGAGCTTCTTCATACCG